The Pygocentrus nattereri isolate fPygNat1 chromosome 2, fPygNat1.pri, whole genome shotgun sequence genome has a window encoding:
- the irf4a gene encoding interferon regulatory factor 4a isoform X1, whose protein sequence is MSGHHCRMRPLTGMNVDGDCSMSVNCGNGKLRQWLIEQIDSGEYPGLVWENDEKTIFRIPWKHAGKQDYNREEDAALFKAWALFKGKYREGVDKPDPPTWKTRLRCALNKSNDFDELVDRSQLDISDPYKVYRIIPEGAKRGSKSSSIEDTSAHVTPLGYSMHSPYPPLQSQMPSYVLSPERRDWREYSTEQPHHQPPHAELSYGCPYPPARPLQWHAPPCDNGYQISGSFYTYTPTESHPVSVDPSMRSAEAMAISDFRLHVALYYRESLVKEVTTTSPDGCRISSSPSPSSPSSPSSPCSEDRLYGGAESVLFPFPYPQSQRRGADKLPNVLERGVLLWLTPDGLYAKRLCQSRVYWEGPLAQYSDKPNKLEKEQTCKLMDTHQFLSELQGYIHHGRPMPRYQVVLCFGDEYPDPQRQSKMITAQVEPLFARQLLYFAGQTNGHYLRGYEIPSQGALPVEDYQRSLQHMQE, encoded by the exons ATGTCCGGTCACCACTGTCGCATGCGTCCTTTAACAGGCATGAATGTAGATGGGGACTGCAGCATGTCAGTCAATTGTGGCAATGGCAAACTTAGGCAGTGGCTCATCGAGCAGATTGATAGCGGGGAATACCCCGGCCTGGTCTGGGAGAATGACGAGAAAACCATTTTCAGGATACCCTGGAAGCACGCGGGAAAACAGGACTACAACCGCGAGGAGGATGCTGCTCTCTTCAAG GCTTGGGCGCTGTTCAAGGGGAAATACAGGGAAGGGGTGGACAAGCCGGATCCCCCAACGTGGAAAACGAGACTCCGCTGTGCCCTCAACAAGAGCAATGACTTTGATGAACTTGTGGACAGAAGCCAGTTGGACATATCAGACCCTTATAAGGTCTACAGGATCATACCTGAAGGAGCAAAGAGAG GCTCCAAATCTAGCAGCATTGAGGACACATCTGCTCACGTGACCCCTCTTGGTTACTCCATGCATTCTCCTTATCCTCCTCTCCAGTCCCAG ATGCCGAGCTACGTGCTGTCCCCGGAAAGGAGGGACTGGAGAGAGTACAGCACAGAGCAGCCGCACCACCAGCCGCCGCACGCAGAGCTGTCTTATGGCTGCCCTTACCCTCCTGCAAGGCCTCTACAGTGGCACGCGCCGCCCTGCGATAATG GGTACCAGATATCCGGATCCTTCTATACCTACACCCCAACAGAGTCCCATCCAGTGTCAGTGGACCCCAGTATGAGATCAGCAGAAGCCATGGCCATCTCtg ATTTCCGCCTTCACGTGGCCCTCTACTATAGGGAGTCCCTGGTGAAAGAGGTGACCACCACTAGTCCTGATGGCTGCCGcatctcctcctccccctctccatcctctccctcctccccctcctctccaTGCTCGGAGGACAGGCTGTATGGGGGGGCGGAGTCTGTGCTTTTTCCCTTCCCCTACCCGCAGTCACAGCGGCGTGGCGCCGACAAGCTGCCCAACGTGCTGGAGCGAGGTGTCCTGCTGTGGCTGACGCCTGATGGACTTTACGCTAAGCGGCTCTGTCAGAGCAGGGTGTACTGGGAAGGGCCACTGGCGCAGTACTCGGACAAGCCCAACAAGCTGGAAAAGGAGCAGACCTGCAAACTGATGGACACACACCAGTTCCTCTCAG AGTTGCAGGGTTATATCCATCATGGACGCCCCATGCCAAGATACCAGGTGGTGCTGTGCTTTGGAGATGAGTATCCAGATCCACAGCGACAGAGCAAGATGATCACAGCTCAG GTGGAGCCCTTGTTTGCCAGGCAGCTCCTGTACTTTGCCGGCCAAACCAACGGTCATTACTTGCGGGGTTATGAGATTCCTTCTCAGGGGGCACTGCCTGTGGAGGACTACCAGAGAAGCCTCCAGCACATGCAGGAATGA
- the irf4a gene encoding interferon regulatory factor 4a isoform X2, translated as MNVDGDCSMSVNCGNGKLRQWLIEQIDSGEYPGLVWENDEKTIFRIPWKHAGKQDYNREEDAALFKAWALFKGKYREGVDKPDPPTWKTRLRCALNKSNDFDELVDRSQLDISDPYKVYRIIPEGAKRGSKSSSIEDTSAHVTPLGYSMHSPYPPLQSQMPSYVLSPERRDWREYSTEQPHHQPPHAELSYGCPYPPARPLQWHAPPCDNGYQISGSFYTYTPTESHPVSVDPSMRSAEAMAISDFRLHVALYYRESLVKEVTTTSPDGCRISSSPSPSSPSSPSSPCSEDRLYGGAESVLFPFPYPQSQRRGADKLPNVLERGVLLWLTPDGLYAKRLCQSRVYWEGPLAQYSDKPNKLEKEQTCKLMDTHQFLSELQGYIHHGRPMPRYQVVLCFGDEYPDPQRQSKMITAQVEPLFARQLLYFAGQTNGHYLRGYEIPSQGALPVEDYQRSLQHMQE; from the exons ATGAATGTAGATGGGGACTGCAGCATGTCAGTCAATTGTGGCAATGGCAAACTTAGGCAGTGGCTCATCGAGCAGATTGATAGCGGGGAATACCCCGGCCTGGTCTGGGAGAATGACGAGAAAACCATTTTCAGGATACCCTGGAAGCACGCGGGAAAACAGGACTACAACCGCGAGGAGGATGCTGCTCTCTTCAAG GCTTGGGCGCTGTTCAAGGGGAAATACAGGGAAGGGGTGGACAAGCCGGATCCCCCAACGTGGAAAACGAGACTCCGCTGTGCCCTCAACAAGAGCAATGACTTTGATGAACTTGTGGACAGAAGCCAGTTGGACATATCAGACCCTTATAAGGTCTACAGGATCATACCTGAAGGAGCAAAGAGAG GCTCCAAATCTAGCAGCATTGAGGACACATCTGCTCACGTGACCCCTCTTGGTTACTCCATGCATTCTCCTTATCCTCCTCTCCAGTCCCAG ATGCCGAGCTACGTGCTGTCCCCGGAAAGGAGGGACTGGAGAGAGTACAGCACAGAGCAGCCGCACCACCAGCCGCCGCACGCAGAGCTGTCTTATGGCTGCCCTTACCCTCCTGCAAGGCCTCTACAGTGGCACGCGCCGCCCTGCGATAATG GGTACCAGATATCCGGATCCTTCTATACCTACACCCCAACAGAGTCCCATCCAGTGTCAGTGGACCCCAGTATGAGATCAGCAGAAGCCATGGCCATCTCtg ATTTCCGCCTTCACGTGGCCCTCTACTATAGGGAGTCCCTGGTGAAAGAGGTGACCACCACTAGTCCTGATGGCTGCCGcatctcctcctccccctctccatcctctccctcctccccctcctctccaTGCTCGGAGGACAGGCTGTATGGGGGGGCGGAGTCTGTGCTTTTTCCCTTCCCCTACCCGCAGTCACAGCGGCGTGGCGCCGACAAGCTGCCCAACGTGCTGGAGCGAGGTGTCCTGCTGTGGCTGACGCCTGATGGACTTTACGCTAAGCGGCTCTGTCAGAGCAGGGTGTACTGGGAAGGGCCACTGGCGCAGTACTCGGACAAGCCCAACAAGCTGGAAAAGGAGCAGACCTGCAAACTGATGGACACACACCAGTTCCTCTCAG AGTTGCAGGGTTATATCCATCATGGACGCCCCATGCCAAGATACCAGGTGGTGCTGTGCTTTGGAGATGAGTATCCAGATCCACAGCGACAGAGCAAGATGATCACAGCTCAG GTGGAGCCCTTGTTTGCCAGGCAGCTCCTGTACTTTGCCGGCCAAACCAACGGTCATTACTTGCGGGGTTATGAGATTCCTTCTCAGGGGGCACTGCCTGTGGAGGACTACCAGAGAAGCCTCCAGCACATGCAGGAATGA